One Fontisphaera persica DNA window includes the following coding sequences:
- the argA gene encoding amino-acid N-acetyltransferase, translating to MKPTDLRGILQYIPQFREKTFVLAVDGAIVTDENFANLLLDVAVLRSLNIRVVLVHGAAAQIRELAAEQGITPSDLEGSGITDGATLRLALTAANRLTHEILEGLATHDLRAACPNALVAHPLGILQGVDHQFTGKIERVDVDLLQTLLAQGIIPVLPPLGFDGDGHTFRVNSDQVASEVATALKAVKLVFLTTTDGLMMRGQLIRQMPVADLESILALRKQDVAPECLSKALFAAQACRQGIPRVHIINGRVDEGLLAEVFSNEGIGTLIYANEYQQIRRAMKKDVRAILLLTRKSVELEELVKRTRPMIEKQLGDYYLFEIDGNPVACVALHVYEEQKKGELACLCVSPSHENQGIGRKLIQFVENRARELGLEELIALSTQAFAYFQSKAGFQEGTPDDLPPARREKYEQSGRRSKILRKKLR from the coding sequence GTGAAACCGACGGACCTACGGGGCATTCTACAGTACATCCCGCAGTTTCGGGAAAAGACCTTCGTCCTGGCGGTGGATGGCGCCATCGTGACGGACGAAAATTTTGCCAACCTGCTGCTGGATGTGGCGGTCTTGCGCTCGCTGAACATCCGCGTGGTGCTGGTCCATGGCGCGGCGGCGCAAATCCGCGAGCTGGCGGCCGAGCAGGGCATCACCCCCAGTGACCTGGAAGGCTCAGGCATCACGGATGGCGCCACCTTGCGCCTGGCTCTCACCGCTGCCAACCGGTTGACCCACGAAATTTTGGAAGGCCTCGCCACACACGATTTGCGGGCCGCCTGTCCCAACGCCCTGGTGGCCCATCCACTGGGCATTTTGCAGGGCGTGGATCATCAATTCACCGGCAAGATTGAGCGGGTGGATGTGGACCTGCTGCAAACCTTGCTGGCGCAGGGCATCATTCCCGTGCTGCCGCCGCTGGGCTTCGATGGTGACGGTCACACCTTCCGGGTCAACAGCGACCAAGTGGCCTCGGAGGTGGCCACCGCGCTCAAGGCGGTCAAGCTGGTCTTTCTGACCACCACCGACGGCTTGATGATGCGCGGCCAGCTCATAAGGCAAATGCCCGTGGCGGATCTGGAAAGCATCCTCGCCTTACGCAAACAGGACGTGGCGCCCGAATGCCTCTCAAAGGCGCTCTTCGCCGCTCAGGCCTGCCGGCAGGGCATCCCCCGCGTGCACATCATCAACGGCCGGGTGGATGAGGGATTGCTGGCCGAGGTCTTTTCCAACGAAGGCATTGGCACCCTCATTTACGCCAATGAATATCAGCAAATCCGGCGGGCCATGAAGAAGGACGTGCGCGCCATCCTGCTGTTGACCCGCAAATCGGTGGAGCTGGAAGAGCTGGTGAAACGCACCCGGCCCATGATTGAGAAACAACTGGGCGACTATTACCTGTTCGAGATTGACGGCAACCCGGTGGCCTGTGTGGCGCTCCATGTTTATGAGGAGCAGAAAAAAGGGGAACTGGCCTGCCTGTGTGTCAGCCCCTCCCATGAAAACCAGGGCATTGGCCGCAAACTCATTCAGTTTGTGGAAAACCGCGCGCGCGAGCTGGGGCTGGAGGAACTCATCGCCCTCTCCACGCAGGCCTTTGCTTATTTCCAGTCCAAGGCCGGATTCCAGGAGGGCACGCCCGACGATTTGCCGCCGGCTCGGCGCGAAAAATATGAGCAAAGCGGACGGCGCTCAAAAATCCTGCGCAAGAAGTTGCGTTGA
- a CDS encoding HU family DNA-binding protein yields MAKALTKSALAAALAEKAGITKKQANIVLVELAQLAYKNAKNTFTLPGIGKLVLVNRKARQGRNPATGEVIQIPAKKVVKFRVAKACKDAVLGKK; encoded by the coding sequence ATGGCTAAAGCACTTACCAAGTCGGCGTTGGCGGCGGCACTCGCTGAAAAGGCGGGCATCACCAAAAAGCAAGCGAACATCGTTTTGGTGGAGCTGGCTCAACTGGCGTACAAAAACGCCAAGAACACCTTCACCCTGCCGGGCATTGGCAAGTTGGTGCTGGTCAATCGCAAGGCGCGGCAGGGCCGCAATCCGGCCACCGGTGAGGTCATCCAGATTCCGGCCAAGAAAGTGGTGAAGTTCCGCGTGGCCAAGGCGTGCAAGGACGCGGTGCTGGGCAAGAAATAG
- a CDS encoding 2-dehydropantoate 2-reductase produces the protein MKAAVVGCGAVGSFYGGLLHRTGVETHFLLRSDFAVVAAQGVHIQSVQGDWSFHPHAARRPEEIGPCDLVVIALKATANREAYPALLPPLLGPDTLLLTLQNGLGNVEALAALAGPEKVLGGLCFVCLNRIAPGIIRHLAHGRVMLGEFQRPALPRTHALAAHFRQGGVPCEVIDDLNLALWKKLVWNIPFNGLGVAAAAGYEAVIHGHWDSSRPLGSCLPTRPLLEDPRWLALVRELMLEVIHAARKQGLDIPESWADENIERTRVMGDYYASTLLDFAQGRPLELEALFLEPYRRACAARAECPRLGALCRLLQQLEAARQPPATF, from the coding sequence ATGAAAGCCGCTGTTGTCGGTTGTGGTGCGGTCGGCAGCTTCTACGGAGGGCTGCTGCATCGCACGGGGGTGGAGACGCATTTTCTCCTGCGCAGCGATTTTGCCGTAGTGGCCGCCCAGGGCGTGCACATCCAAAGCGTCCAGGGCGACTGGAGTTTCCACCCGCACGCCGCCCGGCGTCCCGAAGAAATCGGCCCCTGCGATTTGGTGGTCATTGCGCTCAAAGCCACCGCCAACCGTGAAGCCTATCCGGCGTTGCTCCCTCCCCTGCTGGGGCCGGATACGTTGCTGCTCACCCTGCAAAACGGCCTGGGCAATGTGGAAGCCCTGGCCGCGCTGGCCGGCCCGGAAAAAGTGCTGGGCGGACTCTGCTTTGTCTGCCTCAACCGCATCGCCCCCGGCATCATTCGCCATCTGGCTCACGGCCGCGTGATGCTGGGTGAGTTTCAGCGCCCCGCCCTGCCCCGCACGCATGCGCTGGCCGCGCACTTTCGTCAGGGCGGCGTCCCCTGCGAAGTCATTGATGATTTGAATCTAGCCTTGTGGAAAAAACTGGTCTGGAACATTCCCTTTAATGGCCTGGGTGTGGCCGCCGCGGCCGGTTATGAGGCGGTCATTCATGGCCATTGGGATTCCTCCCGTCCCTTGGGTTCCTGCCTGCCCACGCGGCCACTCCTGGAGGACCCGCGCTGGCTGGCGCTGGTGAGGGAATTGATGCTCGAAGTTATTCACGCCGCCCGCAAACAGGGGCTCGACATTCCTGAAAGCTGGGCCGACGAAAACATCGAGCGCACCCGAGTGATGGGCGATTATTATGCCAGCACCCTGCTGGATTTTGCCCAGGGGCGCCCGCTCGAATTGGAGGCTCTTTTTCTGGAGCCTTATCGCCGCGCCTGTGCTGCCCGTGCCGAGTGCCCGCGGCTGGGCGCGCTCTGCCGGCTGTTGCAACAGTTGGAGGCCGCGCGGCAGCCGCCGGCCACCTTTTGA
- a CDS encoding SDR family oxidoreductase — MKVWVTGAGGLLGQALMAFGPPAPDWEVRGWTHEELELTDYRALREAFKRERPDLVIHAAALSRPRDCEGDPDRAWAVNVGVTALLADLMGEGRLIFISSEQVFDGRSGPYAENAPVCPINVYGQTKAEAERHVLARPQNVVVRLALTYGHSRGGQRAFNEEWEQRWRRGETLRLFTDEYRCPIPAPVAAQALWVLAAEPGAQGIYHLAGAERLSRWEIGQLLAQRVPGALSLIQPATLQEWVGPPRPPDLSLTCERLQALLPFALPAFSTWLAAHPPAG, encoded by the coding sequence ATGAAAGTATGGGTTACCGGAGCCGGAGGGTTATTGGGCCAGGCCCTCATGGCGTTTGGGCCGCCCGCGCCCGATTGGGAGGTGCGCGGGTGGACGCATGAGGAATTGGAGCTGACCGATTACCGGGCGTTGCGGGAGGCTTTCAAGCGCGAACGTCCGGACCTGGTCATTCATGCAGCGGCCCTAAGTCGTCCGCGGGACTGTGAGGGTGACCCGGACCGTGCCTGGGCGGTGAATGTGGGGGTCACAGCGCTCCTGGCAGACCTGATGGGAGAGGGGCGGCTGATATTTATTTCCAGTGAGCAGGTCTTCGACGGGCGCAGTGGACCCTATGCCGAGAATGCCCCAGTGTGCCCCATCAATGTGTATGGGCAGACCAAGGCCGAGGCCGAGCGCCATGTGCTGGCTCGCCCGCAAAATGTGGTGGTGCGGCTGGCCCTGACTTATGGGCATTCGCGTGGCGGCCAACGCGCGTTTAATGAGGAATGGGAACAACGCTGGCGGCGGGGGGAAACTCTGCGGTTGTTCACGGATGAATACCGTTGTCCCATTCCGGCGCCGGTGGCGGCCCAAGCCTTGTGGGTGCTGGCGGCTGAACCCGGGGCACAAGGGATTTATCATCTGGCAGGCGCTGAGCGATTATCGCGATGGGAGATTGGCCAGTTGCTGGCGCAGCGCGTGCCGGGGGCCTTGTCCTTAATTCAACCCGCCACCCTGCAGGAATGGGTGGGTCCGCCGCGGCCACCGGATTTGTCGCTTACCTGTGAGCGGCTGCAAGCGCTGCTGCCTTTTGCCTTGCCAGCATTCTCAACGTGGTTGGCCGCCCATCCGCCGGCGGGCTGA
- a CDS encoding carbon-nitrogen hydrolase, with product MKKTSPAHTVTLGLIQTACSPDPRENTETTLAAARRAARSGAQIICTQELYRSQYFCQSEDARHFALAEPIPGPSTEVWQRLARQLRVVVVASLFERRAPGLYHNTAVVVDADGACLGCYRKMHIPDDPLYYEKYYFTPGDLGYRAWKTRYGKIGVLICWDQWYPEAARLTALQGAEILFYPTAIGWHPAEKAAVGRQQHEAWETIQRAHAIANGCYVAAVNRVGHERPAGGDGLEFWGQSFVAGPDGAVLARAAVDKPENLLVTVDLARLDEIRTAWPFLRDRRIDSYGPITQRFGEGA from the coding sequence ATGAAAAAAACATCCCCTGCCCACACCGTCACGCTGGGGCTCATTCAAACGGCCTGCTCGCCTGACCCCCGCGAAAACACCGAGACGACTCTGGCTGCAGCGCGGCGGGCGGCGCGCTCCGGGGCCCAAATCATTTGCACGCAAGAATTGTATCGCTCACAATATTTCTGCCAGAGCGAGGACGCGCGTCATTTTGCGCTGGCCGAGCCTATTCCCGGCCCCAGCACCGAGGTCTGGCAACGGCTGGCGCGGCAACTGCGAGTGGTGGTGGTGGCATCCTTGTTTGAGCGGCGCGCTCCGGGGCTGTACCACAACACGGCCGTGGTGGTGGATGCTGACGGCGCCTGTTTGGGGTGCTACCGCAAAATGCATATTCCTGATGACCCGTTGTATTATGAGAAGTACTACTTCACGCCGGGGGATTTGGGGTATCGCGCATGGAAAACCAGGTATGGCAAAATTGGAGTGCTGATTTGCTGGGATCAATGGTATCCCGAAGCCGCCCGGCTTACGGCGCTGCAAGGCGCGGAAATTCTATTTTATCCCACCGCCATTGGCTGGCACCCGGCCGAGAAAGCGGCGGTGGGCCGGCAGCAGCATGAGGCGTGGGAAACCATTCAACGCGCCCATGCCATTGCCAACGGTTGCTATGTGGCGGCCGTGAATCGTGTGGGCCATGAGCGGCCCGCGGGCGGTGACGGGCTGGAGTTTTGGGGGCAAAGTTTTGTGGCCGGACCCGACGGCGCGGTGTTGGCGCGGGCCGCGGTGGACAAGCCTGAAAACTTGTTGGTCACAGTGGATTTGGCGCGGCTGGATGAAATCCGCACGGCCTGGCCATTTTTGCGGGATCGCCGCATTGATAGTTACGGCCCCATCACGCAGCGTTTTGGGGAAGGAGCATGA
- a CDS encoding serine/threonine protein kinase translates to MSALFTIQSEFRYDIVRKIFEGGMGIVYEAEQHGARGFVKRIAIKVIRQHYASQKLFIENFIGEAKLVADLIHTNIVQTYHLGEARGIYFIAMELIRGVNLEQFVQQLHDKNRVLPLELAVFIVSRVARGLAYAHAKTDKDGRPLGIVHRDVSFKNIMIAFEGDVKLSDFGIAKARGFLTDNEGEVIAGKADYMSPEQADFKITDKRSDIFSAGIVLAQLLLGYNIFKGENPEASRQKVLKMPIPDFRKLDPRINDRLNDILHRALARDLSQRYPTADELLYDLEHFIYHTGYGPTNETIGRYIRELFGQAPPSPASDTAVTMVVDRSDKFPTRL, encoded by the coding sequence ATGTCGGCGTTGTTTACGATCCAAAGCGAATTTCGTTACGACATTGTCCGCAAAATATTTGAGGGCGGCATGGGGATTGTTTACGAGGCCGAACAACATGGGGCGCGCGGTTTTGTCAAACGAATCGCCATCAAAGTTATTCGCCAGCACTACGCCAGCCAGAAACTGTTCATCGAAAATTTCATCGGCGAGGCCAAGCTGGTGGCGGACCTCATCCACACCAACATTGTTCAGACGTATCATCTGGGCGAGGCGCGAGGGATTTACTTCATTGCCATGGAGCTGATCCGTGGGGTGAACCTCGAACAATTTGTGCAGCAGTTGCACGACAAAAACCGCGTCCTGCCCCTGGAACTGGCGGTGTTTATTGTGAGCCGGGTGGCGCGGGGGCTGGCATACGCCCACGCCAAGACGGACAAGGACGGGCGTCCCTTGGGCATTGTGCACCGGGACGTAAGCTTCAAAAACATCATGATTGCCTTTGAGGGCGATGTGAAGCTCAGCGATTTTGGCATTGCCAAGGCGCGCGGTTTTTTGACGGACAACGAGGGCGAGGTCATCGCCGGCAAGGCCGATTACATGAGCCCTGAGCAGGCGGATTTCAAGATCACCGACAAGCGGTCGGACATCTTTTCCGCGGGCATCGTCCTGGCCCAGCTCCTCCTGGGCTATAACATTTTCAAGGGCGAAAATCCGGAGGCTTCGCGCCAGAAGGTGCTGAAAATGCCCATCCCGGATTTTCGCAAGCTGGACCCGCGCATCAATGACCGGCTGAATGATATTCTGCATCGGGCCCTGGCCCGTGACTTGTCTCAGCGTTATCCCACGGCGGACGAGTTGCTCTATGACCTCGAACATTTCATTTACCACACCGGTTACGGGCCCACGAATGAGACCATTGGCCGCTACATCCGTGAGTTGTTTGGGCAGGCGCCGCCTTCCCCGGCCAGCGACACGGCGGTAACAATGGTGGTGGATCGCTCGGATAAATTCCCCACCCGGCTCTAA
- a CDS encoding glycosyltransferase family 2 protein: MATLPIPASAIVAVVPCLNEERAIAKVVRGARQYLSQVLVVDDGSRDHTSAAAESAGAIVLRHPQPQGKGAALRDGVQWAAEHGFDWALLMDGDGQHDSADIPAFLRAPTSADLVVGNRMADCTTMPWLRRWANRWVSRQVSRRLRTAIPDAQCGFRRVRVAAWQAAGLQATGYETEAEMLVKFWAAGFSIISLPVRTIYGSEKSKFHPLRDAWRWWRWWRQITRSLPHRAE, translated from the coding sequence TTGGCCACCCTCCCCATTCCCGCCTCGGCCATCGTCGCGGTGGTGCCTTGTCTGAATGAAGAGCGCGCCATCGCCAAGGTAGTGCGCGGGGCTCGCCAATACCTCTCCCAGGTGCTGGTGGTGGATGACGGCTCCCGTGACCACACCAGCGCCGCTGCCGAATCAGCCGGCGCCATCGTGCTGCGCCATCCGCAGCCGCAGGGAAAAGGCGCGGCGCTGCGGGACGGCGTGCAATGGGCCGCAGAACATGGCTTCGACTGGGCCTTGCTCATGGATGGGGACGGCCAGCACGATTCCGCCGACATTCCGGCATTCCTGCGTGCCCCCACTTCCGCGGATTTGGTGGTAGGCAACCGCATGGCCGACTGCACCACCATGCCCTGGCTGCGCCGCTGGGCCAACCGCTGGGTCAGCCGTCAAGTCTCGCGCCGGCTCCGCACAGCCATTCCCGATGCCCAGTGCGGTTTTCGACGGGTCCGGGTGGCCGCCTGGCAGGCGGCCGGCTTGCAGGCCACCGGCTATGAGACCGAGGCGGAAATGCTGGTAAAGTTTTGGGCCGCCGGCTTTTCCATAATCTCCCTGCCCGTGCGCACCATTTACGGCAGCGAAAAAAGCAAGTTTCACCCCCTCCGCGATGCCTGGAGGTGGTGGCGTTGGTGGCGGCAAATAACCCGCTCCCTGCCCCATAGGGCGGAATAA
- the rnc gene encoding ribonuclease III yields MSSSLTELEQRLGYHFHNPTLLQTALTHPSVAHENQRPLEHNQRLEFLGDSVLELVLTSELFTRFPNLGEGGLTKARAQLVNRRSLAECSRRLGVGEHLVLSKGEEKSGGRERGSTLADAFEALVGAIFLDGGFEAARQVILNHFAMRLAQQETAPLIENPKGELQELLQERSTEPPSYELRSVSGPDHDRVFECAVFHAGQELGRGMGKSKKAAESSAARAALERLRQDQSTCQK; encoded by the coding sequence ATGTCGTCCTCCTTGACAGAATTGGAGCAGCGGCTGGGATACCACTTCCACAATCCCACGTTGTTGCAAACGGCATTAACCCATCCCTCCGTGGCCCACGAAAACCAGCGGCCGCTGGAACATAACCAACGTCTGGAATTCCTTGGGGACAGCGTCTTGGAGCTGGTATTGACCTCCGAACTCTTCACCCGCTTCCCCAACCTGGGTGAAGGCGGCCTGACCAAGGCCCGGGCCCAGTTGGTCAACCGCCGTTCCCTGGCCGAGTGCAGCCGCCGCCTGGGCGTGGGAGAACATCTGGTCTTAAGCAAGGGCGAAGAAAAAAGCGGCGGACGGGAGCGCGGCTCCACCCTGGCAGATGCTTTTGAAGCGCTGGTTGGAGCGATTTTCCTCGATGGCGGATTCGAGGCCGCCCGGCAGGTGATCCTGAACCACTTCGCCATGCGGTTGGCGCAACAAGAAACAGCGCCCCTGATTGAAAATCCCAAAGGCGAATTGCAGGAGCTGCTGCAGGAACGCTCAACGGAACCGCCAAGCTATGAATTGCGCTCGGTTTCCGGGCCGGATCATGACCGAGTGTTTGAATGCGCGGTTTTCCACGCCGGTCAGGAATTGGGCCGGGGCATGGGTAAAAGCAAAAAGGCCGCTGAAAGCAGCGCGGCGAGGGCGGCGCTGGAAAGATTGCGCCAGGATCAATCCACCTGCCAGAAGTAA
- a CDS encoding glycosyltransferase family 4 protein — protein sequence MSSLPAYVYAAAFFGAFLGAGLSLPWWRRWCQRVGVVDEPGERKIHHQAIPLAGGLAVLTGFLLPLAGGALAACLNLLPAEVAEKIRYGFSQRWAPLLVMVGGAVAMGGLGWLDDVYELRPGQKFAGQCVVAVVASCMGERITLFIPNFLVQVVLTTFWLVAVTNAFNLSDNMNGLCAGLAAVAAIFFALQGLWHGYYLVALVSLAAAGAALGFLPFNYPQATAFLGDSGSHGLGFLMASLAIVPHYYAPEHSHRLAVLSPLLVLAVPLVDMAFVVVSRLARGQPFYQGDNRHLSHRLAQKTGHRATAVAILWGGAVLGGMAAVALW from the coding sequence ATGTCATCATTGCCTGCCTATGTGTATGCCGCCGCTTTTTTTGGGGCATTTCTGGGGGCAGGGTTGAGCCTCCCCTGGTGGCGGCGTTGGTGCCAGCGGGTGGGCGTGGTGGACGAGCCGGGGGAACGCAAAATCCACCACCAGGCAATCCCGCTGGCAGGCGGACTGGCGGTGCTCACAGGTTTTTTACTTCCGCTGGCCGGAGGGGCTTTGGCAGCCTGCCTGAATCTGTTGCCGGCGGAAGTCGCGGAAAAAATACGCTACGGCTTCAGTCAACGCTGGGCGCCCCTGCTGGTGATGGTCGGCGGGGCGGTTGCCATGGGAGGACTCGGATGGCTGGATGACGTTTATGAGCTGCGGCCGGGCCAGAAATTTGCCGGGCAATGCGTCGTCGCCGTCGTGGCGTCATGTATGGGGGAGCGAATCACCCTTTTTATTCCGAACTTTCTGGTGCAGGTGGTGCTGACCACGTTTTGGTTGGTGGCCGTCACCAATGCCTTCAATCTGAGTGACAACATGAACGGTCTGTGTGCCGGTCTGGCGGCAGTGGCGGCGATTTTTTTTGCCCTGCAGGGCTTGTGGCATGGCTATTATTTGGTGGCGTTGGTGTCCCTGGCCGCAGCCGGGGCAGCCTTGGGATTTTTGCCTTTCAATTATCCCCAGGCCACCGCCTTTTTAGGTGACAGCGGCAGTCACGGGCTGGGCTTTCTCATGGCGAGCCTGGCGATTGTGCCTCATTATTACGCGCCGGAGCACTCCCACCGGCTGGCTGTGCTTTCCCCCTTGCTGGTCCTGGCCGTGCCCTTGGTGGACATGGCTTTTGTGGTGGTCAGCCGCCTGGCGCGTGGGCAGCCGTTTTATCAGGGAGACAACCGCCATTTGTCGCATCGCCTGGCGCAAAAAACGGGCCATCGTGCAACCGCGGTGGCGATTTTGTGGGGGGGGGCCGTGCTCGGGGGGATGGCCGCCGTGGCTTTGTGGTGA
- a CDS encoding glycosyltransferase family 4 protein, translating into MRVVHVITRLIVGGAQENTVATVMGLRQRPGVEVKLISGPAHGPEGSLEEEARSVPDLLEILPSLVRPLHPWKDMRAWQALTQRFRQLRPELVHTHSGKAGVLGRLAARRAGVPLIVHTLHGPSFGPFQGSLANAVFCAAERLAGRNTTHFVAVADSLIRQYLAAGIGVPEQFTRIYSGFPLQPFLQARNDPDWRHRWGIAPDEVVVGKIARLFKLKGHEDLIRAAPAILAQWPRLKFVLVGDGAWRNRWEREVKRLGVEKQFLFTGLVPPPEVPRWVGIMDMVVHLSRREGLPRALPQALAAGRPVIAYDCDGAGEVCRDGETGFLLPPGADIAPAVLALARDAELRRRLGEAGRAWVRQEFDVELMVERIWQLYQRLRASPQSA; encoded by the coding sequence GTGCGCGTTGTGCACGTCATCACGCGCCTGATTGTCGGCGGGGCGCAGGAGAACACCGTGGCCACGGTGATGGGCCTTCGCCAGCGGCCTGGGGTGGAAGTGAAATTAATCTCGGGCCCTGCCCACGGGCCGGAGGGTAGTTTGGAGGAGGAAGCGCGAAGCGTCCCCGATTTGTTGGAAATCCTACCCTCCTTGGTGCGGCCGCTGCATCCATGGAAAGATATGCGGGCTTGGCAGGCGTTGACGCAAAGATTCCGGCAGCTTCGGCCGGAGTTGGTGCATACACACAGCGGCAAGGCGGGCGTGCTGGGGCGGCTGGCGGCGCGGCGCGCCGGAGTGCCCCTCATCGTGCACACTCTTCATGGGCCATCCTTTGGACCTTTCCAGGGGAGTCTGGCAAATGCGGTTTTTTGCGCTGCCGAGCGGTTGGCCGGGCGCAATACCACCCATTTTGTAGCCGTTGCTGACAGTCTCATCCGGCAGTATCTGGCGGCGGGGATTGGAGTGCCGGAGCAATTCACTCGCATATATAGCGGCTTTCCTTTGCAACCCTTTTTACAGGCGCGCAACGACCCGGATTGGCGCCACCGTTGGGGGATTGCGCCGGACGAAGTGGTGGTGGGCAAAATTGCGCGCCTTTTCAAACTTAAAGGGCATGAGGACTTGATTCGCGCCGCCCCCGCCATCCTGGCGCAGTGGCCGCGGCTAAAATTTGTCTTGGTGGGAGATGGGGCATGGCGAAACCGGTGGGAAAGGGAGGTTAAACGCCTGGGCGTTGAAAAACAGTTTCTTTTCACGGGATTGGTGCCTCCCCCAGAGGTGCCGCGCTGGGTGGGAATCATGGATATGGTGGTTCATCTCTCCCGCCGCGAGGGTTTGCCGCGCGCCCTGCCGCAGGCCTTGGCGGCGGGCCGGCCCGTCATTGCGTATGATTGTGACGGTGCCGGGGAGGTTTGCCGGGACGGGGAGACGGGTTTCCTGCTGCCGCCCGGGGCAGACATTGCCCCGGCCGTGCTGGCGCTGGCGCGGGATGCCGAATTGCGGCGGCGGTTGGGGGAGGCGGGCCGTGCGTGGGTGCGACAGGAGTTCGACGTGGAACTGATGGTGGAACGCATCTGGCAGTTGTATCAACGGTTGCGCGCCTCACCGCAATCGGCATAA